A genomic segment from Streptomyces sp. NBC_01233 encodes:
- a CDS encoding MarR family winged helix-turn-helix transcriptional regulator, giving the protein MTAPPTPPAPAAPPTPHEELARQLTGIGAVKRELARSLPPDCPPGAAAVLTVLDRHGEMRLSRLAEFMAVDISVTSRHVTHVADRGWIERETDPGDGRCRILRLTPAGRALLAQLGARYTAALERALHGWSAQDIDVLNTLLARLRSSF; this is encoded by the coding sequence ATGACCGCTCCGCCGACTCCGCCGGCTCCGGCCGCTCCGCCCACTCCGCACGAGGAGCTGGCCCGCCAGCTCACCGGAATCGGCGCGGTCAAGCGCGAGCTCGCCCGCAGCCTGCCCCCGGACTGCCCGCCCGGCGCAGCCGCCGTCCTCACCGTGCTCGACCGGCACGGAGAGATGCGGCTGAGCCGGCTGGCCGAGTTCATGGCCGTGGACATCTCGGTGACCAGCCGGCACGTCACGCACGTCGCCGACCGCGGCTGGATCGAGCGCGAGACCGACCCGGGCGACGGACGCTGCCGGATCCTGCGGCTCACCCCGGCCGGCCGGGCGCTGCTCGCCCAGCTGGGCGCCCGCTACACGGCCGCACTGGAGAGAGCACTCCACGGCTGGTCCGCCCAGGACATCGACGTGCTCAACACCCTGCTGGCCCGACTCCGATCGAGCTTCTAG
- a CDS encoding RNA polymerase sigma factor SigF yields the protein MSVDQGSSKVLTLVKSVTPSAVSDRSEAIDTRTLSRSLFQRLAALDADSPERAYVRDTLIELNLPLVRYAAARFRSRNEPMEDIVQVGTIGLIKAIDRFDCERGVEFPTFAMPTVVGEIKRFFRDTSWSVRVPRRLQELRLALTKASDELAQKLDRSPTVPELAAVLGVSEEDVVDGLAVGNAYTASSLDSPSPEDEGGEGSLADRLGYEDTALEGVEYRESLKPLLAKLPPRERQIIMLRFFANMTQSQIGEEVGISQMHVSRLLTRTLAQLRVGLIGE from the coding sequence ATGTCCGTAGACCAGGGCAGCTCCAAGGTGCTCACGCTCGTCAAGAGTGTGACGCCGTCGGCAGTGTCCGACCGCTCGGAAGCCATCGACACCCGCACCCTCTCCCGCTCCCTCTTCCAGCGACTCGCCGCCCTGGACGCGGACAGCCCCGAACGGGCGTACGTACGCGACACCCTGATCGAGCTGAACCTGCCCCTCGTGCGGTACGCCGCGGCCCGGTTCCGCAGCCGCAACGAGCCGATGGAGGACATCGTCCAGGTCGGCACCATCGGCCTGATCAAGGCGATCGACCGCTTCGACTGCGAACGCGGCGTGGAGTTCCCGACGTTCGCGATGCCGACCGTCGTGGGCGAGATCAAACGATTCTTTAGGGACACCTCCTGGTCCGTCCGCGTCCCGCGCCGGCTCCAGGAGCTGCGCCTGGCGCTGACCAAGGCCAGCGACGAGCTCGCCCAGAAGCTGGACCGCTCGCCGACCGTGCCGGAGCTCGCCGCGGTGCTAGGGGTCTCGGAGGAGGACGTGGTCGACGGTCTCGCCGTCGGCAACGCCTACACCGCCTCCTCGCTCGACTCGCCCTCTCCTGAGGACGAGGGCGGCGAGGGCTCGCTCGCGGACCGCCTCGGCTACGAGGACACCGCGCTCGAAGGCGTCGAGTACCGCGAGTCCTTGAAGCCGCTGCTCGCCAAACTCCCGCCCAGGGAACGGCAGATCATCATGCTGCGCTTCTTCGCGAACATGACGCAGTCGCAGATCGGCGAGGAGGTCGGCATCTCCCAGATGCACGTCTCCCGGCTGCTGACCCGCACCCTCGCGCAGCTGCGCGTAGGCCTCATCGGAGAGTGA